A single window of Drosophila suzukii chromosome 3, CBGP_Dsuzu_IsoJpt1.0, whole genome shotgun sequence DNA harbors:
- the LOC108007332 gene encoding uncharacterized protein codes for MSGSLPATFVKGFHNEELVRRMEYRKLGSTGLRVSKIALGGATLSKLFSDDFDREEGIRTVQEAIRSGINYIDTAPFYGQGKSEELLGQALRDVPREAYYIATKVARYELDPEKMFDYTAAKTRESVKKSLKLLGLDMVDILQVHDVDAARSLDIVLNETIPVLEEYVQAGKARFIGITAYDVDVLKECAERGKGRIQVVLNYARYTLLDNTLLRNMKAFKELGVGIVCAAAHSLGLLSNAGPQSWHPGSPELLAVGKRGAEICKQRNVELGKLAMYYTMQLDGAATFLIGIPNRELLRINLDAVFDGLTPHEQEVLQYLRENVFTKSYSWGSTLSTVNMFK; via the exons ATGTCGGGATCATTGCCAGCCACATTTGTCAAGGGTTTCCATAATGAGGAGCTGGTGCGACGAATGGAGTACCGAAAACTGGGCTCTACGGGGCTGCGAGTATCCAAAATTGCACTCGGTGGCGCCACTCTCTCCAAACTCTTCTCTGACGACTTCGATCGAGAGGAGGGCATCCGCACTGTGCAGGAGGCCATCAGATCCGGGATCAACTATATAGACACAGCGCCCTTCTATGGCCAAGGCAAGTCGGAGGAGCTGCTTGGCCAGGCGCTGCGGGATGTGCCCAGGGAGGCCTACTATATAGCCACCAAAGTGGCGCGTTATGAATTGGATCCGGAGAAGATGTTCGACTATACGGCTGCCAAAACACGGGAGAGTGTGAAGAAGAGCCTGAAGTTGCTCGGATTGGACATGGTGGACATTCTGCAG GTTCACGATGTGGATGCCGCACGCAGTCTGGACATAGTCCTAAACGAAACCATTCCCGTCCTGGAGGAGTATGTGCAGGCGGGAAAGGCCCGCTTTATCGGGATCACCGCCTACGACGTGGACGTGCTAAAGGAGTGCGCCGAGAGGGGCAAGGGTCGCATCCAGGTGGTGCTCAACTATGCCCGCTACACCCTATTGGATAACACCCTGTTGCGAAACATGAAGGCCTTCAAGGAACTGGGCGTGGGCATCGTCTGTGCCGCCGCCCACTCTCTGGGACTCCTCAGCAATGCCGGACCCCAATCCTGGCATCCTGGCAGTCCTGAACTCTTGGCTGTGGGCAAGAGGGGAGCCGAAATCTGCAAGCAGCGAAATGTGGAGCTGGGAAAACTGGCCATGTACTATACCATGCAACTGGATGGCGCGGCCACCTTCCTCATCGGCATCCCCAACCGAGAGCTGCTGCGGATTAACTTGGATGCCGTCTTCGATGGACTCACTCCCCATGAACAGGAAGTGCTGCAGTACCTGCGCGAAAA CGTTTTCACCAAGTCCTACAGCTGGGGCTCCACTTTATCCACGGTTAACATGTTCAAGTGA
- the mfas gene encoding transforming growth factor-beta-induced protein ig-h3 isoform X2 has product MLRLWACLLLLGSIQIQGVPFYGDSSSSSDEVAEFEASAGSSSESSDKSSGFDTEFVPLEHQQSPQGRQETGATVPVQTPSGVEQKPFNVDTITTDVNSPNPAIFFQQSFPFFGNEFFNSFGGFGFGATQEPWWKGPNVCTEKEEDETNETEAEETVDTFGQERDGITNVVRSPLFGQFQFSVNSCAEKPNKHVCTKIVNQNGKKKTLTLTRQCCYGYGRPRNADFTTPCEKIDIKDVEATASDMGAKQFLESARSAGELAEMLGGSSGKKVTLFVPNDAAFLEYRGHHQQENNVEDAKSEASNSKPSIYKLHAVLGEVQLEDVPNEKLLQTELPDQKIRINSYQLPAALNLEPYRFAANCVPIEKHDKLSEQALVHTLGGVLKPLTKNIMDIIRERADMSIMRTVLEKTNLSAMLEDDKPVTIFVPTDAAFDKLEPHLRRALKEGRGCASNILKNHLLDLTFCSLATVPGAKTTAYNLLGEPLLLNRTHLAANQTGPAPIYINNLAKIIEADIMGTNGVLHVIDTILPTESALPMTSLMSQKNLTIFQRLLEASGYDDQFDDLDNVTIFAPTDKALQNTEWARMLKEQPELLDHNLDLLEFLNYHVVKPMIKTCDLSEKSLPTVAGSSVRLNLYSTHALFSDVMNRATVNCARLVHFDDESCGSVLHQVDRALAPPKNNMLKLLEANPNYSKFLELVRKANLTQLLSNNSRSLTLLVPKNDVFEELSESGEGAAKPSDPVALVKTHIVEDVVCCAGIIPTNWPFVRSIESISGQHLRITRDRRPKIENAGVTKCDVVATNGILHEVNDIIVPRPQRQQQRPQLLPPGAGYQPQGDFDDFF; this is encoded by the exons CGGATTCGACACCGAGTTCGTGCCCCTGGAGCACCAGCAGTCGCCGCAGGGACGCCAAGAGACGGGAGCAACCGTTCCCGTTCAAACGCCAAGCGGTGTGGAGCAGAAGCCTTTCA ATGTGGATACCATCACCACGGATGTGAATTCCCCGAACCCGGCCATATTCTTCCAACAGTCGTTCCCCTTCTTTGGCAATGAGTTCTTCAATTCCTTTGGAGGCTTTGGCTTCGGAGCTACCCAGGAGCCCTGGTGGAAGGG CCCCAATGTGTGCACCGAAAAGGAGGAAGACGAGACCAACGAGACGGAGGCTGAAGAAACCGTGGACACCTTTGGCCAGGAACGTGATGGTATTACCAACGTGGTGCGATCTCCACTCTTCGGTCAATTCCAGTTCAGCGTTAACTCCTGCGCGGAGAAGCCCAACAAGCACGTCTGCACAAAGAT TGTAAACCAAAACGGCAAGAAGAAGACGCTGACGCTGACCCGCCAGTGCTGCTATGGATACGGACGCCCCAGGAACGCTGACTTCACAACGCCCTGCGAGAAGATCGACATCAAGGACGTGGAGGCCACAGCCAGTGACATGGGAGCCAAGCAGTTCCTCGAGAGCGCCCGCAGTGCCGGAGAGCTGGCCGAGATGCTCGGTGGCAGCAGTGGCAAGAAGGTGACCCTTTTCGTGCCTAACGACGCCGCCTTCCTGGAGTACCGCGGTCACCACCAGCAGGAAAAT AATGTTGAAGATGCGAAATCCGAAGCTTCCAACTCCAAGCCTTCCATCTACAAACTGCACGCTGTTCTCGGCGAGGTCCAGCTGGAGGATGTGCCCAACGAGAAGCTTCTGCAGACGGAGCTGCCCGACCAGAAGATTCGGATCAACAGCTACCAGCTGCCGGCGGCCTTGAACCTGGAACCCTACCGCTTTGCCGCCAACTGTGTGCCCATCGAGAAGCACGACAAGCTCTCGGAGCAGGCCCTCGTCCACACCTTGGGCGGAGTTCTTAAGCCGCTGACCAAGAACATCATGGACATCATCAGGGAGCGGGCGGATATGTCCATTATGCGGACCGTCCTGGAGAAGACCAACCTGAGTGCCATGCTGGAGGATGACAAGCCGGTGACCATCTTTGTGCCCACCGATGCTGCCTTCGATAAGTTGGAACCGCATCTGCGTCGTGCTCTGAAGGAGGGACGTGGTTGTGCCTCAA ACATCCTGAAGAACCACTTGCTGGACCTCACCTTCTGCTCGCTGGCCACAGTTCCCGGTGCAAAGACAACGGCCTACAATCTGCTGGGAGAACCCCTGCTCCTCAACCGGACTCACCTGGCTGCCAACCAGACTGGACCTGCTCCGATCTACATCAACAATCTGGCCAAGATCATCGAAGCCGATATCATGGGCACCAATGGTGTCCTCCACGTGATTGACACCATCCTGCCCACCGAGTCAGCTCTGCCCATGACCTCGCTGATGTCCCAGAAGAACCTGACCATTTTCCAGCGTTTGCTGGAGGCCTCTGGCTATGATGATCAGTTCGATGATCTGGACAATGTGACCATCTTTGCACCCACCGACAAGGCTCTCCAGAATACGGAGTGGGCTCGCATGCTTAAGGAACAGCCGGAACTGTTGGATCATAATCTGGACCTGCTGGAATTCCTCAACTACCATGTGGTCAAGCCCATGATCAAGACTTGCGATCTGTCGGAGAAATCGTTGCCCACTGTGGCGGGATCCAGTGTGCGTCTGAACCTCTACTCCACCCATGCCCTCTTCTCGGATGTGATGAACCGGGCCACGGTCAACTGTGCCCGTTTGGTGCATTTCGACGACGAGAGCTGCGGTTCCGTCCTCCACCAGGTGGATCGTGCCCTGGCGCCACCCAAGAAT AACATGCTCAAGCTGCTGGAGGCCAATCCCAACTACAGCAAGTTCTTGGAACTGGTGCGCAAGGCCAATCTCACCCAGCTGTTGTCCAACAACTCCAGAAGTCTCACCCTGCTGGTGCCCAAAAACGATGTCTTCGAGGAGCTGAGCGAGTCCGGTGAGGGTGCAGCCAAGCCCAGCGACCCCGTGGCCCTGGTCAAGACCCACATTGTTGAGGATGTCGTCTGCTGTGCCGGCATTATCCCAACCAACTGGCCATTTGTCCGCTCCATCGAGTCCATCTCCGGCCAGCATCTGCGCATCACCCGCGATCGCCGTCCCAAGATCGAGAACGCCGGCGTCACCAAGTGCGATGTTGTGGCCACCAATGGCATTCTCCACGAGGTCAACGACATTATCGTGCCCCGCCCACAGCGCCAGCAGCAGCGACCCCAGCTGCTCCCACCCGGAGCTGGCTATCAGCCCCAGGGAGACTTCGACGACTTCTTCTGA
- the mfas gene encoding transforming growth factor-beta-induced protein ig-h3 isoform X3, with protein sequence MLRLWACLLLLGSIQIQGVPFYGDGFDTEFVPLEHQQSPQGRQETGATVPVQTPSGVEQKPFNVDTITTDVNSPNPAIFFQQSFPFFGNEFFNSFGGFGFGATQEPWWKGPNVCTEKEEDETNETEAEETVDTFGQERDGITNVVRSPLFGQFQFSVNSCAEKPNKHVCTKIVNQNGKKKTLTLTRQCCYGYGRPRNADFTTPCEKIDIKDVEATASDMGAKQFLESARSAGELAEMLGGSSGKKVTLFVPNDAAFLEYRGHHQQENNVEDAKSEASNSKPSIYKLHAVLGEVQLEDVPNEKLLQTELPDQKIRINSYQLPAALNLEPYRFAANCVPIEKHDKLSEQALVHTLGGVLKPLTKNIMDIIRERADMSIMRTVLEKTNLSAMLEDDKPVTIFVPTDAAFDKLEPHLRRALKEGRGCASNILKNHLLDLTFCSLATVPGAKTTAYNLLGEPLLLNRTHLAANQTGPAPIYINNLAKIIEADIMGTNGVLHVIDTILPTESALPMTSLMSQKNLTIFQRLLEASGYDDQFDDLDNVTIFAPTDKALQNTEWARMLKEQPELLDHNLDLLEFLNYHVVKPMIKTCDLSEKSLPTVAGSSVRLNLYSTHALFSDVMNRATVNCARLVHFDDESCGSVLHQVDRALAPPKNNMLKLLEANPNYSKFLELVRKANLTQLLSNNSRSLTLLVPKNDVFEELSESGEGAAKPSDPVALVKTHIVEDVVCCAGIIPTNWPFVRSIESISGQHLRITRDRRPKIENAGVTKCDVVATNGILHEVNDIIVPRPQRQQQRPQLLPPGAGYQPQGDFDDFF encoded by the exons CGGATTCGACACCGAGTTCGTGCCCCTGGAGCACCAGCAGTCGCCGCAGGGACGCCAAGAGACGGGAGCAACCGTTCCCGTTCAAACGCCAAGCGGTGTGGAGCAGAAGCCTTTCA ATGTGGATACCATCACCACGGATGTGAATTCCCCGAACCCGGCCATATTCTTCCAACAGTCGTTCCCCTTCTTTGGCAATGAGTTCTTCAATTCCTTTGGAGGCTTTGGCTTCGGAGCTACCCAGGAGCCCTGGTGGAAGGG CCCCAATGTGTGCACCGAAAAGGAGGAAGACGAGACCAACGAGACGGAGGCTGAAGAAACCGTGGACACCTTTGGCCAGGAACGTGATGGTATTACCAACGTGGTGCGATCTCCACTCTTCGGTCAATTCCAGTTCAGCGTTAACTCCTGCGCGGAGAAGCCCAACAAGCACGTCTGCACAAAGAT TGTAAACCAAAACGGCAAGAAGAAGACGCTGACGCTGACCCGCCAGTGCTGCTATGGATACGGACGCCCCAGGAACGCTGACTTCACAACGCCCTGCGAGAAGATCGACATCAAGGACGTGGAGGCCACAGCCAGTGACATGGGAGCCAAGCAGTTCCTCGAGAGCGCCCGCAGTGCCGGAGAGCTGGCCGAGATGCTCGGTGGCAGCAGTGGCAAGAAGGTGACCCTTTTCGTGCCTAACGACGCCGCCTTCCTGGAGTACCGCGGTCACCACCAGCAGGAAAAT AATGTTGAAGATGCGAAATCCGAAGCTTCCAACTCCAAGCCTTCCATCTACAAACTGCACGCTGTTCTCGGCGAGGTCCAGCTGGAGGATGTGCCCAACGAGAAGCTTCTGCAGACGGAGCTGCCCGACCAGAAGATTCGGATCAACAGCTACCAGCTGCCGGCGGCCTTGAACCTGGAACCCTACCGCTTTGCCGCCAACTGTGTGCCCATCGAGAAGCACGACAAGCTCTCGGAGCAGGCCCTCGTCCACACCTTGGGCGGAGTTCTTAAGCCGCTGACCAAGAACATCATGGACATCATCAGGGAGCGGGCGGATATGTCCATTATGCGGACCGTCCTGGAGAAGACCAACCTGAGTGCCATGCTGGAGGATGACAAGCCGGTGACCATCTTTGTGCCCACCGATGCTGCCTTCGATAAGTTGGAACCGCATCTGCGTCGTGCTCTGAAGGAGGGACGTGGTTGTGCCTCAA ACATCCTGAAGAACCACTTGCTGGACCTCACCTTCTGCTCGCTGGCCACAGTTCCCGGTGCAAAGACAACGGCCTACAATCTGCTGGGAGAACCCCTGCTCCTCAACCGGACTCACCTGGCTGCCAACCAGACTGGACCTGCTCCGATCTACATCAACAATCTGGCCAAGATCATCGAAGCCGATATCATGGGCACCAATGGTGTCCTCCACGTGATTGACACCATCCTGCCCACCGAGTCAGCTCTGCCCATGACCTCGCTGATGTCCCAGAAGAACCTGACCATTTTCCAGCGTTTGCTGGAGGCCTCTGGCTATGATGATCAGTTCGATGATCTGGACAATGTGACCATCTTTGCACCCACCGACAAGGCTCTCCAGAATACGGAGTGGGCTCGCATGCTTAAGGAACAGCCGGAACTGTTGGATCATAATCTGGACCTGCTGGAATTCCTCAACTACCATGTGGTCAAGCCCATGATCAAGACTTGCGATCTGTCGGAGAAATCGTTGCCCACTGTGGCGGGATCCAGTGTGCGTCTGAACCTCTACTCCACCCATGCCCTCTTCTCGGATGTGATGAACCGGGCCACGGTCAACTGTGCCCGTTTGGTGCATTTCGACGACGAGAGCTGCGGTTCCGTCCTCCACCAGGTGGATCGTGCCCTGGCGCCACCCAAGAAT AACATGCTCAAGCTGCTGGAGGCCAATCCCAACTACAGCAAGTTCTTGGAACTGGTGCGCAAGGCCAATCTCACCCAGCTGTTGTCCAACAACTCCAGAAGTCTCACCCTGCTGGTGCCCAAAAACGATGTCTTCGAGGAGCTGAGCGAGTCCGGTGAGGGTGCAGCCAAGCCCAGCGACCCCGTGGCCCTGGTCAAGACCCACATTGTTGAGGATGTCGTCTGCTGTGCCGGCATTATCCCAACCAACTGGCCATTTGTCCGCTCCATCGAGTCCATCTCCGGCCAGCATCTGCGCATCACCCGCGATCGCCGTCCCAAGATCGAGAACGCCGGCGTCACCAAGTGCGATGTTGTGGCCACCAATGGCATTCTCCACGAGGTCAACGACATTATCGTGCCCCGCCCACAGCGCCAGCAGCAGCGACCCCAGCTGCTCCCACCCGGAGCTGGCTATCAGCCCCAGGGAGACTTCGACGACTTCTTCTGA
- the LOC108007333 gene encoding uncharacterized protein, with amino-acid sequence MSGTLPATYVKGFHDEAKVRRMEYRKLGKTGLEVSKVSFGGGALCANYGFDLEEGIQTVHEALKSGINYIDTAPWYGQGRSEEVLGLALKSTPRESYYIATKVARYDLDYENMFDFSAKKTRESVEKSLKLLGLDYVDVIQIHDIEFAKDLDIVINETLPTLEQLVKEGKARFIGVSAYPISVLKECLTRAAGRFDTVLTYARYTLTDETLLEYLDFFKSQNLGVICAAAHALGLLTNGGPQPWHPASADQKAIARKAAEICKERGVELGKLAMFYTMKGLPEVSTFLTGMQTRQLLRINLEAFEQGLSDKEQEVLQYLKENVLTKPFDWEGNELKVYWAALKKK; translated from the exons ATGTCTGGAACATTACCGGCCACATATGTGAAGGGTTTTCACGATGAGGCGAAGGTGCGCCGTATGGAATATCGCAAACTCGGAAAGACCGGCCTAGAGGTCTCGAAAGTCTCTTTCGGCGGCGGCGCCCTGTGCGCCAATTACGG CTTTGATCTGGAGGAGGGAATCCAAACAGTGCATGAAGCGCTGAAGTCGGGCATCAATTACATTGATACCGCCCCCTGGTACGGTCAGGGTCGCTCTGAGGAGGTCCTCGGTTTGGCTCTGAAGAGCACACCTCGCGAATCGTACTACATCGCCACCAAAGTCGCTCGCTATGATCTCGACTACGAGAATATGTTCGACTTTAGCGCGAAAAAGACTCGCGAAAGTGTGGAGAAAAGTCTAAAGCTGCTGGGTCTGGACTATGTGGATGTTATTCAGATTCACGACATTGAGTTTGCCAAGGATCTGGACATTGTCATCAACGAGACATTGCCAACTCTGGAGCAGCTGGTCAAGGAGGGCAAGGCCAGGTTCATTGGAGTGTCTGCCTATCCGATTTCGGTGCTCAAGGAGTGCCTGACCCGAGCGGCAGGAAGATTCGAC ACGGTTCTCACCTATGCCCGATACACACTGACCGATGAGACGCTCCTGGAGTACCTGGACTTCTTCAAGTCGCAGAATCTGGGAGTCATCTGTGCTGCGGCCCACGCCCTTGGTCTGTTGACCAATGGTGGACCCCAGCCCTGGCATCCGGCCAGCGCTGATCAGAAGGCCATTGCCCGGAAGGCGGCGGAAATCTGCAAGGAACGCGGGGTGGAGCTGGGAAAGCTGGCCATGTTCTACACGATGAAGGGACTGCCCGAGGTGAGCACCTTCCTCACGGGCATGCAGACTCGCCAGCTGCTGCGGATCAACCTGGAGGCATTCGAACAGGGCCTCAGCGATAAGGAGCAGGAAGTGCTGCAGTATCTCAAAGAAAA TGTTTTGACCAAACCATTTGATTGGGAGGGCAATGAACTGAAGGTATATTGGGCTGCCTTGAAGAAGAAGTAA
- the mfas gene encoding transforming growth factor-beta-induced protein ig-h3 isoform X1 has protein sequence MLRLWACLLLLGSIQIQGVPFYGDFMPHLTHPLPLHRNMFAPLPIAPLAPFEPQDPMHAQASQRMASVWNNGPAPLAPQLHSSHLLPLFNSGFDTEFVPLEHQQSPQGRQETGATVPVQTPSGVEQKPFNVDTITTDVNSPNPAIFFQQSFPFFGNEFFNSFGGFGFGATQEPWWKGPNVCTEKEEDETNETEAEETVDTFGQERDGITNVVRSPLFGQFQFSVNSCAEKPNKHVCTKIVNQNGKKKTLTLTRQCCYGYGRPRNADFTTPCEKIDIKDVEATASDMGAKQFLESARSAGELAEMLGGSSGKKVTLFVPNDAAFLEYRGHHQQENNVEDAKSEASNSKPSIYKLHAVLGEVQLEDVPNEKLLQTELPDQKIRINSYQLPAALNLEPYRFAANCVPIEKHDKLSEQALVHTLGGVLKPLTKNIMDIIRERADMSIMRTVLEKTNLSAMLEDDKPVTIFVPTDAAFDKLEPHLRRALKEGRGCASNILKNHLLDLTFCSLATVPGAKTTAYNLLGEPLLLNRTHLAANQTGPAPIYINNLAKIIEADIMGTNGVLHVIDTILPTESALPMTSLMSQKNLTIFQRLLEASGYDDQFDDLDNVTIFAPTDKALQNTEWARMLKEQPELLDHNLDLLEFLNYHVVKPMIKTCDLSEKSLPTVAGSSVRLNLYSTHALFSDVMNRATVNCARLVHFDDESCGSVLHQVDRALAPPKNNMLKLLEANPNYSKFLELVRKANLTQLLSNNSRSLTLLVPKNDVFEELSESGEGAAKPSDPVALVKTHIVEDVVCCAGIIPTNWPFVRSIESISGQHLRITRDRRPKIENAGVTKCDVVATNGILHEVNDIIVPRPQRQQQRPQLLPPGAGYQPQGDFDDFF, from the exons CTTTATGCCacacttaacccacccattgcCGCTGCATCGCAATATGTTTGCGCCCCTGCCAATCGCACCACTCGCACCGTTCGAGCCCCAAGATCCGATGCATGCCCAGGCTTCCCAGCGGATGGCGAGCGTCTGGAACAACGGACCCGCCCCGCTGGCCCCGCAGCTCCACTCCTCTCACCTGTTGCCACTCTTCAACAGCGGATTCGACACCGAGTTCGTGCCCCTGGAGCACCAGCAGTCGCCGCAGGGACGCCAAGAGACGGGAGCAACCGTTCCCGTTCAAACGCCAAGCGGTGTGGAGCAGAAGCCTTTCA ATGTGGATACCATCACCACGGATGTGAATTCCCCGAACCCGGCCATATTCTTCCAACAGTCGTTCCCCTTCTTTGGCAATGAGTTCTTCAATTCCTTTGGAGGCTTTGGCTTCGGAGCTACCCAGGAGCCCTGGTGGAAGGG CCCCAATGTGTGCACCGAAAAGGAGGAAGACGAGACCAACGAGACGGAGGCTGAAGAAACCGTGGACACCTTTGGCCAGGAACGTGATGGTATTACCAACGTGGTGCGATCTCCACTCTTCGGTCAATTCCAGTTCAGCGTTAACTCCTGCGCGGAGAAGCCCAACAAGCACGTCTGCACAAAGAT TGTAAACCAAAACGGCAAGAAGAAGACGCTGACGCTGACCCGCCAGTGCTGCTATGGATACGGACGCCCCAGGAACGCTGACTTCACAACGCCCTGCGAGAAGATCGACATCAAGGACGTGGAGGCCACAGCCAGTGACATGGGAGCCAAGCAGTTCCTCGAGAGCGCCCGCAGTGCCGGAGAGCTGGCCGAGATGCTCGGTGGCAGCAGTGGCAAGAAGGTGACCCTTTTCGTGCCTAACGACGCCGCCTTCCTGGAGTACCGCGGTCACCACCAGCAGGAAAAT AATGTTGAAGATGCGAAATCCGAAGCTTCCAACTCCAAGCCTTCCATCTACAAACTGCACGCTGTTCTCGGCGAGGTCCAGCTGGAGGATGTGCCCAACGAGAAGCTTCTGCAGACGGAGCTGCCCGACCAGAAGATTCGGATCAACAGCTACCAGCTGCCGGCGGCCTTGAACCTGGAACCCTACCGCTTTGCCGCCAACTGTGTGCCCATCGAGAAGCACGACAAGCTCTCGGAGCAGGCCCTCGTCCACACCTTGGGCGGAGTTCTTAAGCCGCTGACCAAGAACATCATGGACATCATCAGGGAGCGGGCGGATATGTCCATTATGCGGACCGTCCTGGAGAAGACCAACCTGAGTGCCATGCTGGAGGATGACAAGCCGGTGACCATCTTTGTGCCCACCGATGCTGCCTTCGATAAGTTGGAACCGCATCTGCGTCGTGCTCTGAAGGAGGGACGTGGTTGTGCCTCAA ACATCCTGAAGAACCACTTGCTGGACCTCACCTTCTGCTCGCTGGCCACAGTTCCCGGTGCAAAGACAACGGCCTACAATCTGCTGGGAGAACCCCTGCTCCTCAACCGGACTCACCTGGCTGCCAACCAGACTGGACCTGCTCCGATCTACATCAACAATCTGGCCAAGATCATCGAAGCCGATATCATGGGCACCAATGGTGTCCTCCACGTGATTGACACCATCCTGCCCACCGAGTCAGCTCTGCCCATGACCTCGCTGATGTCCCAGAAGAACCTGACCATTTTCCAGCGTTTGCTGGAGGCCTCTGGCTATGATGATCAGTTCGATGATCTGGACAATGTGACCATCTTTGCACCCACCGACAAGGCTCTCCAGAATACGGAGTGGGCTCGCATGCTTAAGGAACAGCCGGAACTGTTGGATCATAATCTGGACCTGCTGGAATTCCTCAACTACCATGTGGTCAAGCCCATGATCAAGACTTGCGATCTGTCGGAGAAATCGTTGCCCACTGTGGCGGGATCCAGTGTGCGTCTGAACCTCTACTCCACCCATGCCCTCTTCTCGGATGTGATGAACCGGGCCACGGTCAACTGTGCCCGTTTGGTGCATTTCGACGACGAGAGCTGCGGTTCCGTCCTCCACCAGGTGGATCGTGCCCTGGCGCCACCCAAGAAT AACATGCTCAAGCTGCTGGAGGCCAATCCCAACTACAGCAAGTTCTTGGAACTGGTGCGCAAGGCCAATCTCACCCAGCTGTTGTCCAACAACTCCAGAAGTCTCACCCTGCTGGTGCCCAAAAACGATGTCTTCGAGGAGCTGAGCGAGTCCGGTGAGGGTGCAGCCAAGCCCAGCGACCCCGTGGCCCTGGTCAAGACCCACATTGTTGAGGATGTCGTCTGCTGTGCCGGCATTATCCCAACCAACTGGCCATTTGTCCGCTCCATCGAGTCCATCTCCGGCCAGCATCTGCGCATCACCCGCGATCGCCGTCCCAAGATCGAGAACGCCGGCGTCACCAAGTGCGATGTTGTGGCCACCAATGGCATTCTCCACGAGGTCAACGACATTATCGTGCCCCGCCCACAGCGCCAGCAGCAGCGACCCCAGCTGCTCCCACCCGGAGCTGGCTATCAGCCCCAGGGAGACTTCGACGACTTCTTCTGA